From one Branchiostoma floridae strain S238N-H82 chromosome 3, Bfl_VNyyK, whole genome shotgun sequence genomic stretch:
- the LOC118412646 gene encoding transmembrane protein 267-like has product MITFQGFLTGFSELFSLKSTISSVLLGGFCVAADRGLRWKPISHHILLRALTDSSAHGLVGLWSWGIVCGARTRHNVLQTLLCGLLASLVDADHFIAARSLQLKDALTLPARPPFHATSLLLSTAFTIWVLLKIMDWKALHLLPWICTVAWLSHHIRDGTRRGLWFPPIGSTPPIPYWMYIGLIVLLPNVVIVCLHYRTVFDQSRVTDVPLISNV; this is encoded by the exons ATGATCACCTTCCAGGGTTTTCTGACGGGGTTTTCTGAACTGTTTTCCTTGAAATCGACGATTTCGAGCGTTCTGTTGGGAGGGTTTTGTGTAGCAGCCGACAGAGGTCTGAG GTGGAAACCGATCTCCCATCACATCCTGTTGCGGGCTTTAACGGACAGCTCCGCTCATGGATTGGTCGGGCTGTGGTCGTGGGGAATCGTGTGCGGCGCCCGGACTAGACACAACGTTTTACAGACGCTACTCTGTGGACTGCTGGCCAGTCTGGTGGACGCGGATCACTTCATCGCCGCCAGATCTCTTCAATTAAAG GATGCACTTACATTACCGGCAAGACCGCCATTTCACGCAACCAGCCTTCTCCTGTCGACAGCCTTCACCATCTGGGTCCTCCTGAAGATAATGGACTGGAAAGCTCTTCATCTACTACCTTGGATATGCACTGTTGCCTGGCTGTCACACCATATAAGGGATGGTACAAGGCGTGGCCTGTGGTTTCCGCCAATCGGAAGCACCCCTCCCATTCCATATTGGATGTACATTGGACTGATTGTACTTTTACCAAATGTTGTTATAGTGTGTCTTCACTACAGAACAGTTTTTGATCAATCTAGAGTTACAGATGTGCCGTTGATATCAAATGTATGA
- the LOC118412654 gene encoding uncharacterized protein LOC118412654, with the protein MARILAAPAVLLLLIGVVSAQSLIGCYKGDDATVSADAESADMTNVDCAAHCGAQGKAYAATGEGKYCTCLADLSGLTAAPDAECNSPCTGDHTGDMCGGADGTVTVASTAKSSKRGLVEKLRNAVMKMKYLSSKNGF; encoded by the exons ATGGCACGCATCTTGGCTGCTCCTGCCGTActgctccttctgattg GAGTGGTATCCGCCCAGTCCTTGATAGGCTGTTACAAAGGAGATGATGCCACCGTTTCCGCGGATGCGGAGTCCGCCGACATGACCAACGTCGACTGCGCTGCACACTGTGGCGCCCAAGGCAAGGCATATGCAG CTACAGGTGAGGGGAAGTACTGTACGTGCCTGGCGGACCTGAGCGGCCTGACCGCCGCCCCGGATGCCGAGTGCAACTCGCCCTGCACCGGGGACCACACGGGGGATATGTGCGGGGGCGCCGACGGCACGGTGACCGTAGCGAGCACCGCCAAAA GTAGCAAGCGTGGCCTGGTGGAGAAACTGCGAAATGCCGTAATGAAGATGAAATACTTGTCTTCCAAGAATGGCTTCTAA
- the LOC118411092 gene encoding uncharacterized protein LOC118411092, which produces MAEQNLFSFVPLCHQKHGEETDQSRVTTLQFQAQTAVLRTVLRLGETSPSQCGQVRAQLAGGSYCVLCSSIRERIVADFPKMLTDELLWLLVPPHVKILDLSRCCNVSWEGIARVIRRGARFFNTAALRQWPHLCHLDLSYCGDQFTDDCFLLPDMEEEEAGPVLEAGASVSPKRKCRPGCKLTSVDLSGCLQLTTKCIRHLTGLCGPTLQVLNIAYTSVDCSALWFLCGYSLSTAVQLAVAVDNQGACPPMQDSRLLSPELIHKILAGELHHGNQQPITIGVPDGEMDEESSTEGALGQVSLGGEDLSEERTELKSNKYIEFDSCQSEGKSSTEGATAICFEGVPDNQNHLEASTENSTLCFPDTNTEARIVAQQVNEQKENSENAACSDNTRSSMYRTNILQTVGGHCSARVSSRVHLDTDQKNSKSTFCLEESSNELDDLDIFVEEVIANSKHSLQNGAIDNQPLTQESRIPFHQSFAGRQSKNGDETFCTPIDEENSNSRDQSESIPNEIQTSNSQSESGTLNSTDQSEAVEGMSFDSISQMKDRTKSLSLDNVELIVSEKETMNGHSDVHNYSRILNSQSVTNTTLMNSSNGCYCLSPGMLPSTSRPNVSCPREANKETVKAGSCGIAAAKDSGTHECYPSASSLEDSVLKETKSDTTEAGPYGIAAAKDCGTPTSDVNATRKKDNCVLLKGDGTAPEYDGMPPRDYGLPPPQSKYAWGEEGASERPQKLKTKPRVERTFHLQSYQPNITSLDISGVNMSMDSTSVDIGNACMKAFVSANRNLRKLSLTWKEIRDETVEFIGQHAKDLRYLSMIDCDRTAPFSLAALGYNCNKLEYLDVKGMSFIGDTGLVPLVVNNPQLQTLSLAECNITDLSLDKIAKFLGDGLTCLDLSWCEEITDSGLSCVVGACRNLQQLSLRQCLSTKHTLVRLGENCRQLRSLMMSGVEGMSDGVLVSMVENLGLLEELDVSWNLDLTDLSISRVLVCCPRLRDARLAGLKRITSKPFLPIISDLARWRRCQSLLKLKEKERRVFLEEGEEQWSSDEEYEDLYIPHRSASYAPCLRDLDLEYSDSVNDDFLAEIVAVCHGTLRIRDYYGELLQPKWTGNMHFFM; this is translated from the exons atggcggaacag AACCTGTTTTCGTTCGTACCTCTATGCCATCAGAAGCATGGTGAGGAAACAGACCAGAGTCGCGTGACAACGCTACAATTCCAGGCGCAAACTGCCGTGCTTCGTACCGTTCTCCGTCTGGGCGAAACTTCCCCCTCCCAGTGTGGCCAGGTCCGCGCGCAGCTTGCAGGCGGTTCGTACTGCGTCCTGTGTTCTTCCATCCGGGAAAGAATCGTGGCCGACTTCCCAAAGATGTTGACGGATGAGTTGCTATGGTTACTCGTCCCCCCGCACGTGAAAATCCTGGACCTGTCCAGATGTTGCAATGTATCATGGGAAGGGATAGCAAGAGTGATTAGAAG AGGTGCCAGGTTTTTCAATACA GCTGCCCTGAGACAGTGGCCACACCTGTGCCACCTGGACCTGTCCTACTGTGGTGACCAGTTCACTGATGACTGTTTCCTCCTGCCTGacatggaggaggaggaggctggaCCAGTCCTGGAGGCAGGGGCATCAGTCTCTCCTAAAAGGAAATGTCGTCCAG GCTGCAAGCTGACCAGTGTGGATTTATCTGGGTGCCTGCAGCTGACCACAAAGTGTATCAGGCACCTGACAGGGCTGTGTGGGCCAACTCTGCAGGTCCTCAACATTGCATACACCTCA GTAGACTGCAGTGCATTGTGGTTCCTGTGTGGCTACAGCCTCTCCACTGCCGTCCAATTGGCTGTTGCCGTGGACAACCAGGGGGCGTGTCCCCCCATGCAGGACAGCCGGCTGCTGTCGCCCGAGCTCATCCACAAGATCCTGGCAGGGGAActtcaccatggcaaccaacaGCCAATCACAATAGGAGTTCCAGATGGAGAGATGGATGAGGAAAGTAGTACAGAAGGAGCTTTGGGACAAGTTTCTCTAGGAGGAGAGGATTTGTCAGAAGAGAGGACAGAATTGAAATCAAATAAGTATATTGAATTTGATAGCTGTCAGTCTGAGGGTAAAAGTAGTACGGAAGGAGCCACAGCAATTTGTTTCGAAGGAGTACCAGACAATCAAAATCACCTGGAAGCTTCAACAGAAAATTCTACTCTATGTTTTCCAGATACAAACACAGAGGCAAGAATTGTTGCACAACAGGTAAATGAGCAAAAAGAGAATTCTGAAAATGCTGCTTGTAGTGACAATACCAGAAGTAGTATGTATAGAACCAATATTCTCCAAACAGTTGGAGGACATTGTAGTGCACGTGTTTCTTCCAGGGTCCATCTAGACACTGACCAGAAGAATTCTAAAAGTACTTTCTGCCTCGAGGAGTCTTCCAATGAACTTGATGACCTTGACATCTTTGTTGAAGAGGTCATAGCAAACAGCAAACATAGCCTTCAAAATGGTGCAATAGACAACCAACCTTTGACCCAAGAATCCAGAATACCTTTCCATCAATCATTTGCAGGAAGACAATCAAAGAATGGCGATGAGACATTCTGTACACCAATAGATGAAGAGAATTCAAATTCACGTGACCAATCAGAGTCAATACCTAATGAGATTCAAACCAGCAATAGCCAATCAGAGTCTGGTACACTTAACTctactgaccaatcagaagcagTTGAAGGCATGTCTTTTGACAGTATTTCTCAGATGAAGGATAGAACTAAAAGTCTGTCATTGGACAATGTTGAATTAATAGTGTCAGAGAAAGAGACTATGAATGGACATTCGGATGTACATAATTATAGTAGAATATTGAATTCACAGTCAGTCACAAATACAACGCTAATGAATTCTTCCAATGGCTGCTACTGTTTGAGTCCAGGCATGTTGCCATCAACCTCCAGACCCAATGTTTCATGTCCAAGGGAAGCCAACAAAGAAACTGTCAAAGCAGGGTCTTGTGGGATAGCAGCAGCAAAGGACTCTGGGACACATGAATGTTACCCATCAGCCTCCAGCCTTGAAGATTCAGTTCTGAAGGAAACCAAGAGTGATACTACAGAAGCAGGGCCTTATGGGATAGCAGCAGCAAAGGATTGTGGGACACCTACATCTGATGTTAACGCTACACGGAAAAAGGACAACTGTGTGTTGCTAAAAGGTGATGGAACAGCACCAGAGTATGATGGGATGCCACCAAGGGATTATGGGTTGCCACCGCCTCAGAGCAAGTATGCCTGGGGTGAAGAAGGAGCTTCAGAAAGACCTCAAAAACTTAAGACAAAGCCAAGAGTGGAAAGAACTTTCCATCTGCAGTCTTACCAACCCAACATCACTTCCCTGGACATCAGTGGGGTGAATATGAGCATGGACAGCACAAGCGTGGACATTGGAAATGCCTGCATGAAGGCCTTCGTCTCAGCCAATAGGAACCTCCGTAAGTTATCTCTCACGTGGAAAGAGATCAGGGATGAGACAGTGGAGTTCATTGGTCAACATGCCAAGGACCTGAGATACCTGTCCATG attgactgtgacaggaCGGCTCCCTTCAGTCTGGCTGCTCTTGGGTACAACTGCAACAAACTAGAGTATTTAGATGTCAAAG GAATGAGTTTTATCGGAGACACAGGTTTGGTGCCCCTGGTTGTGAACAACCCTCAGCTCCAGACCCTGTCACTAGCTGAGTGTAACATCACAGACCTGTCACTGGACAAGATCGCTAAGTTCTTGGGGGATGGG TTGACCTGTCTGGACCTGTCCTGGTGTGAGGAGATCACAGACTCGGGGCTGTCCTGTGTGGTGGGTGCCTGTCGGAACCTGCAGCAGCTGTCCTTGCGGCAGTGCCTGTCTACTAAACACACACTTGTCAGGCTGGGGGAGAACTGCAGGCAGCTTCGGTCTCTCATGATGTCTG GTGTGGAGGGGATGTCAGACGGGGTGCTGGTCAGTATGGTAGAGAACCTGGGACTTCTGGAAGAGCTGGATGTGAGCTGGAACCTCG ACCTCACAGACTTGTCCATCTCTCGAGTCCTTGTCTGTTGCCCCCGGTTACGGGATGCACGACTGGCAGGCCTGAAGAGGATCACATCCAAACCTTTTCTACCCATCATATCAG ATCTTGCCAGGTGGCGCCGATGCCAGTCCCTACTGAAGCTGAAGGAAAAAGAGAGGCGTGTGTTCCTGGAGGAGGGAGAGGAACAGTGGTCCAGCGATGAG GAGTATGAAGACTTGTACATCCCCCATCGCTCGGCAAGTTACGCTCCGTGTTTGCGTGATCTCGACCTGGAGTATTCCGACAGCGTCAATGACGATTTCCTAGCGGAGATCGTTGCCGTTTGTCACGGTACGCTGCGAATCCGAGACTACTATGGGGAGCTTCTCCAGCCAAAGTGGACAGGGAACATGCACTTCTTCATGTAG